Genomic DNA from Manihot esculenta cultivar AM560-2 chromosome 15, M.esculenta_v8, whole genome shotgun sequence:
TTATTGCTGCACTACATGAGGTCCCACACCCTCAAAAGCACTTCACTTTTTTCAGCCAGAAGAACAGAAAAAGTAGGCTTTCATTGGGACGCCAGATTGGGTAAGATAGCCAATGAAATGTGGATCATACTTTAAACATTTCAGTGATGGACAGCTGCAGTTTTCACTAAGCTTAAGTAGAAACATGACAGAAGTGAAATTGTGGACTCCAAATTGTATGATGTTGTCTCCCAATACATGTGCATCAGTATGGAGTTACAAGTTGCTGATTTTTGAGGTTTAATTATCCTAGGCACACACTCACTCACACTATGccataaggaaaaaaaaaaaaaaaagaaaaaaaagaaggaaaaggcAGATATATTTAGCCGCTATTACATGGAtagaaaagaatttttaaattaccaAACATTGGACTCCATGATTGGTTGATAACATCCAAGCATATAGAACCAGACCTGCAAATTATAGAAGGAAATCAGCATTAAGAATACTTAACCTGATAAACAAGAGATAATGCTCCATGTTCAGCATTCCAATATTTTACAGAATTCCctgaaagaaagagaaaaagaaaaacacttAGCATTTGCTCAACATTTGACTTTCAAAAGCTCCCATTTTCCTTCTCTTTTCCTAGTATGCAATGAGTATAAGAAAGAGAACAAAAAGGTGGAAACAAGTATGCTCAAATAGTATGAAAGGCCAATATGCTCAATATTTTGTATTTAGTAGAGCTAATTACGAGGTTTAACTAAGATATTGGTGCTTAATGTCCAACAAAGCTTACATCTCATCAACATTAGGGTGGAATATTTTATTAAGAAACCCAATGGAAGGAGATTTGTACGGGTAAGTATCTGGTAACTCCACATGGATTTTCCAAACACCACCTTCATAAAGGCCTGCAACGAAAGAGATAACATAAAAACATAGTCATAAAGAACAAAATCTCAGTCATAAAGAGCAAAATCTCATAACTCTTCCAAAATTATTAGActtgaaaacaaaacaaaaaacaaaaaaatgagAACTTTTTGTAGCTCTTTATGGCACAACTCAGGCTTATCATTATGCTACGGTTCTCAAATCTTGTCATTATTCATTCTTCATATCTTACAGGATTATTTGAGTGCATGACTGCATGTACGCATTCACATGCATTTTCAATTCAAAGAAATCAATTGCTTGGAAGAGAAAGAGTATATTACTTTCTTTTGGCCCATGGAATTCCACATTGAATTCATTAATACCATCATTGATTGGCTCCACATTGTAGTCACTCATCATCCTACAAACCATAAAAATAACAGGACAGAAACACCATTACAATGGTTACCATCTACAAAATAATTTGAATATCCATATCAGAGGTGAGGTACAAAAGCAAAGACATTAAGGTTCAAAAGGCAACAGAGAAACCAAAAGCATACAATTATATAGTTTCAAACAGATGGAGGAGAGAAGAGATTATAAGGTCACAAGTTCATGGTAGTAATTAGCCTTCTAGCTAGCAACATAATAGTAAGGAGCAACAGAAACAGTAGTATTATCATAAGAGCACTTACAATTTCATAACATCCATATCTCTTCTCTTGCTTGGTGATGACATCCTTATAGCAGCTACTCCCTGCTACTAAGCCTGCCATTTAATAACCATTATGCTTAACTCAATAAATAGATTCAACAGTAAAAGAATAACAACTTCCTTTCCTACCAGGAACATTAACACATATTTGTCTTCTCAATTCCAGTTTTTCAGAACCCAGTGAATTTTCATCAACATCAACAAACTTTAAAACCAAATCCACTTTCTCTCcccattataataatattttcattagtTGAAAACATAAATTTTATCATCACTGTTTCCctattgaataacaaaatcCACTTGAAGATACATCAATCATTGACAGACTGGATACAGTCAACTATAGTAATTTGCAACACATATCAAAAGATGACTCCCTAGGCAACTCAGGAAGTCAGTATCATGGATTAAACAAGAAACAACCCTACTCATCACCGAAGCATTTTAGCACAAGAGTAACCAGATTAATAATTGCCATGTAAGCTCTTTCTCACCAAAGTATTCATGAGTATCAAGATGATGTTTTTTTCTCCCTTTTAGTTCTGTATGAAAAAAAGCTTATTTCTATGATGAGGATCTCCAAGAGGCCTAAATCATTATCATCCATAGAATCTTTCCCTTGTTGCAAACAAATTACTCTAATAAACTTGTCCTTTGGCAGCACATAAACAAAAATGTATGCCAATCTCCAAATCAAAGCAAATGCATATTATTTCCCTTGCTACATATAAATCTCTTTCAAATTCAACTAAAGTAACCTAATCACAGTCAAGCTCAGAAAACAAAAATCAATCAAGCATCAAAAAGCCACATATTACCCCAATTTTATCCAAACAATCTTCAGGAAATTTAGGATCTAAGTCTAGAACAACACATTAAAAACCAATTTATAGATCACTGGACAAAGAGAATCAACGATTAaagttgaaaataaaattttaatggaaATTAATAGCTAACCGGAATTTGCAGAGTAAATTATTGAGAGATTTTTTAGGTTTTCTTCAATTGAAGATTTTTCTCTTCGTGTTTAGGTTTTTCTTATCTTAAGGCAGAGCCGTAGAAGAAGAGCAAATAAAAAGAAGGTAAAagaagtttttcttttttgaaaaaagaaagcaaaagttGAGACGAAAAATGGAGGTAGGCACGTGCGTATGTTTCAGGCACGACACGAATTACCCACTTTTGAATGTCTCTGCAAATTATGGCGGGTTTGGCTCCACTCCACCAAAACCCCGCTCCGCTCTGTTCTagtttttttcccttttctttttctttttctttttctttttctttttcttttctttttatttttaactcttGCCAATTTCTTGTAATCTACATCTACAAGAGGAAAATAAGGAGATagattaatatatttctaataatttaatgttacatcaataattaaatgtaattatcactaaaattaaactaaactaaattttcatcattataaattaattaattaaaaaattatttatataaattaattgatataGCACAATAATCGTTCAATATAGGAAATATGTTGATATTTGAAGACAGGATCGTATGGCAAAAGTCTTATAAGAGGATATTTGGTTCCatcgagaaaaaaaaaattcagatacTTCAGATTTCAGCTCTTCGTTAAGATTGACCCTTTCAATTACGAAGTAAAACTCCACGAAAAGTTACCGTTAGAGAAATCCAACAGATGCCATTATTCTTATAATTACGGgattttctattaattagtcGATATCAATCGAAATTTTAAGAGATATAATAATTAACTTcatctttttataatataaaaactaatgatcgCAGAAATCACAATATACATTCttatacaactactcttgaattcTAAGCAATTTCTTACATTCGCCATTTTCTTTAGTTTATTGAGTTGAGCACCAAAATAGTTGTCATAGGCGTCAACCATCTCACGTTTTGTTTCTTGCAGCGTGATCAATCGCAACATAATTTCATTTCAGCCATATTATTTGGCTCTGTTGCCAGGAAATCTATTAAATTCTttatgttcatttggattaaaaccgaTTTTTTATcccctttctcttaaaaagaaatatttttctctctctctctcgaaaTGGCAGGTAGTTCACGAGCTGCTGCTAAGGTTGCTACCAATGAAGGCACTATCATTTCTTTCGCTCCTGACAGCGGATAAAACAAACCCTCTATGGTTAACGAAGCAAATCTCAATAATCTGAACAATGAGCAAATGCTCTAATATATTAAAAGGTAGTAGGCTACTCTAAAGCAATACAAAGCTCAAGGGAAGGCATCCTTCATGGCTCCCAGGAGAAGAGAGGAAGCCTTCATTGATACCCCAAGGACTCGGATAAAGGCAATCCAAATGTGATCTAAAGGAAATGTCAAGTTCGAGAAAGAAGAGTCATTAGACGATGCTCCGAAGAATGTCGACTGAAAGCTAGTATGGATTGTTCAAAGGGACCAGAAGGAGCAGAAAGAGGACTTTGGCCTGGACGATGCCTTGCCTCTATTAGAAGATATCCTAGTAGAGACTTTTACTGCCAAGTTCAAACTCCCAAGTTTGGAAAAAATATGATGGGACAACAAATCCCAGGAGTCACCTAGCGATCTTTAGAATAAAAATGCAGTTTCAGGACGTTAATGATTTTGTTTAGTGTCGAGTGTTTCCGTTCACCCCCAATGAtttggctcagaaatggtaTCAACATCTGAGCCCAGGTTCAATTCACCATTTTACATAATTTACTATGCTGTTTAAGTCTAGGTTTATTACttgcatacctcctaaaaagctcttCTCTAACTTGCGAAAGATTCGCTAAGAAGAGGGCGCGTCTTTAAGGAGCTTTATCTCACGTTTCAATGCAGAAGCAATATAGGTgaaagaattaaatcatgagatagcatgtgaaactttgaaaaaaaaatgcgcaacatcaagttcatggattctctAATAAAGAAACCAACCGCTACTTATCAACAGCTAATGGACAAAGCCCAGAAGTACATAAGCTGGATGATGAAGTTCAAGCGTTGAGAGAGCATAAAAGGACAGgtcaaaagaaaaatcaaaagcCAGAGAGGTAAAGATATGGATAAAAGCGTGAAGACAAGGACATTGCCACA
This window encodes:
- the LOC110601050 gene encoding ubiquitin-conjugating enzyme E2-23 kDa, with amino-acid sequence MSSPSKRRDMDVMKLMMSDYNVEPINDGINEFNVEFHGPKESLYEGGVWKIHVELPDTYPYKSPSIGFLNKIFHPNVDEMSGSICLDVINQSWSPMFDLLNVFEVFLPQLLLYPNPSDPLNGDAASLMMKDKQQYEEKVKEYCERYAKKENITITLSEESNEDISDEDVSDGERTSSDDNVAGDADP